A single region of the Pseudokineococcus lusitanus genome encodes:
- a CDS encoding haloacid dehalogenase type II translates to MTAAPPTALLVLDVNETLTDLRPLAGRFVDVGAPAHLVPRWFATVLRDGFGLAAAGASARFADLAADALRTVLHGEDLDGDLDAAVDHVLAGLAELPLHPDVAPGLRALRDAGHRVVALTNGAAAQAEQLLARGGVVDDLEAVLSVEDAGVWKPARAAYEHAARTCGVPLAGATLVACHPWDVDGAARSGLGTVWVDRTGSPYPRSLTAPDLRVTGLDDLARRLGRRAAGAGRP, encoded by the coding sequence ATGACCGCCGCCCCGCCCACCGCGCTCCTCGTCCTCGACGTCAACGAGACGCTCACCGACCTGCGCCCCCTCGCAGGGCGCTTCGTCGACGTCGGCGCCCCCGCGCACCTCGTGCCGCGGTGGTTCGCCACGGTCCTGCGCGACGGGTTCGGCCTCGCCGCCGCGGGCGCCTCCGCCCGCTTCGCCGACCTCGCGGCCGACGCCCTCCGCACCGTCCTGCACGGCGAGGACCTCGACGGGGACCTCGACGCCGCCGTCGACCACGTCCTCGCCGGGCTCGCCGAGCTGCCGTTGCACCCCGACGTGGCGCCCGGCCTGCGGGCGCTGCGCGACGCCGGCCACCGGGTGGTCGCCCTCACCAACGGCGCCGCGGCGCAGGCCGAGCAGCTGCTCGCCCGCGGCGGCGTCGTCGACGACCTCGAGGCGGTGCTCTCCGTCGAGGACGCGGGCGTCTGGAAGCCGGCGCGCGCGGCCTACGAGCACGCGGCGCGCACCTGCGGCGTCCCCCTCGCCGGGGCCACGCTCGTCGCCTGCCACCCGTGGGACGTCGACGGCGCCGCCCGCTCCGGGCTCGGCACCGTCTGGGTCGACCGGACCGGGAGCCCGTACCCGCGCTCGCTCACCGCACCGGACCTCCGCGTCACCGGGCTCGACGACCTGGCGCGCCGCCTCGGCCGACGGGCGGCCGGCGCCGGACGCCCCTAG
- a CDS encoding DUF2306 domain-containing protein yields the protein MDVHTALLVPHVAAGTLGLALGPLAMVLPKRARHAVVGRLFVGVTVVMTTTALALALMSLPGNAHLAVIATATLAACVAGLVVRRRHRPGWLRPHVVLMLSSYLSFTTAFLLTVWDSPLAWVLPTVVGSPLIALTVRRLPAGAPRRRPAPAVA from the coding sequence GTGGACGTGCACACCGCCCTGCTCGTGCCGCACGTGGCGGCCGGCACCCTCGGCCTCGCGCTCGGCCCGCTGGCGATGGTGCTGCCCAAGCGGGCGCGGCACGCCGTCGTCGGCCGGCTCTTCGTCGGCGTCACCGTCGTCATGACGACGACCGCCCTGGCGCTCGCGCTCATGAGCCTGCCGGGGAACGCGCACCTCGCCGTCATCGCGACGGCCACGCTCGCCGCGTGCGTGGCCGGCCTCGTCGTCCGTCGCCGTCACCGCCCGGGCTGGCTGCGCCCGCACGTCGTCCTCATGCTCAGCAGCTACCTGTCCTTCACGACGGCCTTCCTGCTCACCGTCTGGGACAGCCCGCTCGCGTGGGTCCTCCCCACCGTCGTCGGCTCGCCGCTCATCGCCCTCACGGTGCGCCGGCTCCCCGCCGGGGCACCGCGCCGCCGTCCGGCGCCCGCCGTGGCCTGA
- a CDS encoding GNAT family N-acetyltransferase → MSAGPPPTALVVPRLLHPPVLLRAFTPADVGAVCEAAADPYVVATTTVPADPDDAALLAFVARQHERSRRGSGWSLAVADEATDRCVGQVGLWPAGDGRATVGYWTVPSARGRGYATAALRAVTGWAVLVPGVDRLELAVEPWNAASLAVGAAAGFRRTALVPGYLEVDGVRRDMVVLERAPG, encoded by the coding sequence GTGAGCGCCGGCCCGCCGCCGACGGCGCTGGTGGTCCCGCGGCTGCTGCACCCGCCGGTCCTCCTCCGGGCCTTCACGCCCGCGGACGTCGGGGCGGTGTGCGAGGCGGCGGCCGACCCGTACGTCGTCGCCACGACGACGGTCCCCGCCGACCCCGACGACGCCGCGCTCCTCGCCTTCGTCGCCCGGCAGCACGAGCGGTCGCGCCGGGGGAGCGGGTGGTCCCTCGCCGTCGCGGACGAGGCGACCGACCGGTGCGTCGGCCAGGTGGGGCTCTGGCCGGCGGGTGACGGCCGGGCGACCGTCGGCTACTGGACGGTGCCGTCCGCCCGCGGCCGCGGGTACGCGACGGCGGCGCTGCGCGCCGTCACCGGGTGGGCCGTGCTCGTCCCGGGCGTGGACCGGCTGGAGCTGGCCGTCGAGCCCTGGAACGCCGCCTCCCTCGCCGTGGGCGCGGCCGCCGGCTTCCGCCGGACGGCGCTCGTGCCCGGGTACCTCGAGGTCGACGGCGTGCGGCGCGACATGGTCGTGCTGGAACGGGCGCCCGGCTGA
- a CDS encoding SpoIIE family protein phosphatase, giving the protein MDDLPAAAGPLRDAYAAVDWAATAVGDPSGWDEALRSTLRVALGTRFPVALFWGEDLVLLYNEAYVGLIADKHPSALGRPAREVFPEAWDVVGPLFEEVRRTGSATWSEDQRLLLQRHGPAEETFFTFSYSAVRGPDGGVAGVVDIAVETTHQVVDRRRLELLTQLNLALADILDPGDLADRALPVLRSAPLDLAAVDVVDDPSWSAALPPVGEPAERAVPRDERLPAPPDDVPRAGVALQETASGAVVWVRLPASRPGIRRPLLGVLLGPTTRLDEGYRGFLGLVAASLAAALDRAHAHAVEQAAADVTRQMSEALQRSMLTELPQPDHLELHARYLPAVDTAQVGGDWYDAVILPDGATALVIGDVVGHDSRAAAAMGQVRAMTRTLAWSTPEPPSHVLARVDRAMADLHASTLATVLLARVEQSPEDEAEGLRRLRWSSAGHLPPVLLLADGTTDLLPQRSDLLLGVDPAARRGDQEVVLPPGSTVLLYTDGLVERRDQPLTATLELMRTAVARLADLPLAELVDELIRVMTGAVRRGRAADEHDDDVAVLAVRLHPEDRPRPPEAGPNRL; this is encoded by the coding sequence GTGGACGACCTCCCCGCCGCCGCAGGACCTCTGCGGGACGCCTACGCCGCCGTCGACTGGGCGGCGACGGCGGTCGGCGACCCGTCGGGCTGGGACGAGGCGCTCCGCTCGACCCTCCGCGTCGCCCTCGGCACCCGCTTCCCCGTGGCGCTCTTCTGGGGCGAGGACCTCGTCCTGCTCTACAACGAGGCCTACGTCGGCCTCATCGCCGACAAGCACCCGTCGGCGCTCGGGCGGCCCGCGCGCGAGGTCTTCCCCGAGGCGTGGGACGTCGTCGGGCCGCTGTTCGAGGAGGTCCGGCGGACCGGCAGCGCCACGTGGTCGGAGGACCAGCGGCTCCTCCTGCAGCGTCACGGACCGGCGGAGGAGACCTTCTTCACCTTCTCCTACTCCGCGGTCCGCGGGCCGGACGGGGGCGTCGCCGGGGTCGTCGACATCGCGGTCGAGACGACGCACCAGGTCGTCGACCGCCGCCGCCTCGAGCTGCTGACCCAGCTCAACCTCGCGCTCGCCGACATCCTCGACCCGGGCGACCTCGCGGACCGTGCGCTGCCCGTCCTGCGGTCCGCCCCGCTGGACCTCGCGGCGGTCGACGTCGTCGACGACCCGTCGTGGTCCGCGGCCCTCCCGCCCGTCGGCGAGCCGGCCGAGCGGGCCGTCCCCCGCGACGAGCGGCTGCCGGCCCCGCCCGACGACGTCCCCCGCGCGGGGGTCGCGCTGCAGGAGACGGCGTCCGGCGCCGTCGTCTGGGTGCGGCTGCCGGCGAGCCGCCCCGGCATCCGCCGGCCGCTGCTCGGCGTCCTCCTCGGGCCGACGACCCGGCTCGACGAGGGCTACCGCGGCTTCCTCGGCCTCGTCGCGGCCTCGCTCGCCGCCGCGCTCGACCGGGCGCACGCGCACGCCGTGGAGCAGGCCGCGGCCGACGTGACGCGCCAGATGTCCGAGGCCCTGCAGCGCTCGATGCTCACCGAGCTGCCGCAGCCGGACCACCTCGAGCTCCACGCGCGGTACCTGCCCGCGGTCGACACCGCGCAGGTGGGCGGCGACTGGTACGACGCCGTGATCCTCCCGGACGGGGCCACGGCGCTCGTCATCGGCGACGTCGTCGGCCACGACTCCCGCGCCGCGGCGGCCATGGGCCAGGTGCGCGCCATGACGCGGACGCTCGCGTGGTCCACGCCGGAGCCGCCGTCGCACGTCCTCGCCCGGGTCGACAGGGCCATGGCCGACCTCCACGCCTCCACGCTGGCCACGGTGCTGCTGGCCCGGGTGGAGCAGTCCCCCGAGGACGAGGCCGAGGGGCTGCGCCGCCTCCGGTGGTCGAGCGCGGGCCACCTGCCGCCCGTCCTCCTGCTGGCCGACGGGACGACCGACCTCCTGCCGCAGCGCAGCGACCTCCTCCTCGGCGTCGACCCCGCGGCCCGGCGCGGGGACCAGGAGGTCGTCCTGCCGCCCGGGTCCACCGTGCTGCTCTACACGGACGGCCTCGTCGAGCGCCGCGACCAGCCGCTGACGGCGACGCTCGAGCTCATGCGCACCGCGGTGGCGCGGCTGGCGGACCTGCCGCTGGCCGAGCTCGTCGACGAGCTCATCCGGGTCATGACGGGCGCCGTCCGGCGCGGTCGCGCGGCCGACGAGCACGACGACGACGTGGCCGTGCTCGCCGTGCGCCTGCACCCCGAGGACCGGCCGCGGCCGCCCGAGGCGGGCCCGAACCGGCTCTGA
- a CDS encoding PadR family transcriptional regulator, translating to MAEQGEGGPSVNPTAASLLGFLHEGPRSGYDLHRAAVDRIGPFWSVTRSQVYRELAAMASTGLVEAGEAGARDRRPYALTDAGREAFARWVARTAPPEQIRHPLLLQLAFARHLPPERLAAVVAEHRAAHTAQLARYRAEREQALAAGARPVDLVTLEFGLRYEAAVVDWFAALPEEWRPDDVVPEEDAAGA from the coding sequence ATGGCGGAGCAGGGCGAGGGTGGGCCGTCGGTCAACCCGACCGCGGCGTCGCTCCTGGGCTTCCTCCACGAGGGCCCCCGGTCCGGGTACGACCTGCACCGCGCGGCCGTCGACCGCATCGGCCCCTTCTGGAGCGTGACCCGCAGCCAGGTGTACCGCGAGCTCGCCGCGATGGCGTCGACCGGCCTCGTCGAGGCGGGGGAGGCGGGCGCGCGCGACCGGCGGCCGTACGCCCTCACCGACGCGGGTCGGGAGGCCTTCGCGCGCTGGGTGGCCCGGACGGCGCCGCCCGAGCAGATCCGGCACCCGCTGCTCCTCCAGCTCGCCTTCGCCCGGCACCTGCCCCCGGAGCGGCTGGCCGCGGTCGTCGCCGAGCACCGGGCGGCGCACACGGCGCAGCTCGCGCGGTACCGGGCCGAGCGGGAGCAGGCGCTCGCCGCGGGGGCGCGGCCGGTGGACCTCGTCACCCTCGAGTTCGGCCTGCGCTACGAGGCCGCGGTCGTCGACTGGTTCGCCGCCCTCCCCGAGGAGTGGCGGCCGGACGACGTCGTCCCCGAGGAGGACGCGGCCGGGGCGTGA
- a CDS encoding DUF4166 domain-containing protein: MSVVLDALGADAGRLHPQLRRRFGASTAAGYSCVGRGVMDRVWHGPTWTLPFLHLGAWRNILVPHDGRDVPFTVENHAYVDSLGRESLSVLRTFETGPGRRDRFDATLVAGDPDADGRPTVLDYLGTHQHLAVDLHPRVLADGRLSLRSGAQRFHEGPVSFRFPLALSGVADLVEGYDDERERFTISVTVRNARLGPLVGYEGTFTCEYPEVVGDAVPASARPRREEARR, from the coding sequence GTGAGCGTCGTCCTCGACGCGCTCGGCGCCGACGCCGGGCGCCTCCACCCGCAGCTGCGCCGCCGCTTCGGCGCGTCGACCGCCGCCGGCTACTCCTGCGTCGGGCGCGGCGTCATGGACCGGGTCTGGCACGGCCCGACGTGGACCCTGCCCTTCCTGCACCTCGGCGCGTGGCGCAACATCCTCGTCCCGCACGACGGCCGGGACGTGCCCTTCACCGTCGAGAACCACGCCTACGTCGACAGCCTCGGGCGCGAGTCGCTCAGCGTCCTGCGCACCTTCGAGACCGGCCCCGGCCGGCGCGACCGCTTCGACGCCACCCTCGTCGCCGGCGACCCCGACGCCGACGGGCGCCCGACCGTCCTCGACTACCTCGGCACCCACCAGCACCTCGCCGTCGACCTGCACCCGCGTGTCCTGGCCGACGGGCGGCTCTCGCTCCGCTCGGGCGCCCAGCGCTTCCACGAGGGGCCGGTCTCGTTCCGCTTCCCCCTGGCGCTGTCCGGCGTCGCCGACCTCGTCGAGGGCTACGACGACGAGCGCGAGCGCTTCACGATCTCGGTCACCGTCCGCAACGCGCGCCTCGGCCCGCTCGTCGGCTACGAGGGGACCTTCACGTGCGAGTACCCCGAGGTCGTCGGGGACGCGGTCCCCGCGTCGGCGCGCCCGCGGCGGGAGGAGGCACGACGGTAG
- a CDS encoding DUF418 domain-containing protein, with product MTTPAATRAAPLPTAERSPAPDVARGVALLGIALANSVVHVVGRDLGPSLRPVDGTTADRVVDALVGLLVDNRSFPLFTLLVAYGTAVVVRRQAERGAPWPEARRLLVRRSLALLLLGVAHLVLLFEGDILTSYGFLGLGLVLLVRAPDRTLVVVGLLALLPLAALSGLDGLDGGGAAGSASGVPWDTTSAVGALAERAFGAVFLVVVGPVFTLLLVSSAVVGLLLARRRVLERPAEHLPLLRRLVVVGLPVSLVGAVPLVLTSTGVVALGGLPDYVVGALHGVTGVAGAVAFAALVALLVGRRQQAAARAGTTWRPGGAWWAASAVGRRSLTCYLLQSVVMVPLLAPWGAGLGVGAGTARVAAVGVATYALTVVVAVLLERAGRRGPAEVLLRWMVYGRRERAVAAPA from the coding sequence GTGACGACCCCCGCCGCCACACGCGCCGCCCCGCTCCCCACGGCCGAGCGCTCGCCCGCGCCCGACGTCGCCCGTGGTGTCGCCCTGCTCGGGATCGCGCTGGCCAACAGCGTCGTCCACGTCGTTGGCCGGGACCTGGGGCCGTCCCTGCGCCCGGTGGACGGCACGACGGCCGACCGCGTCGTCGACGCCCTCGTCGGCCTGCTCGTCGACAACCGGTCCTTCCCGCTCTTCACCCTGCTCGTCGCCTACGGGACGGCCGTCGTGGTCCGGCGGCAGGCCGAGCGGGGAGCGCCCTGGCCGGAGGCACGGCGGCTGCTCGTGCGGCGCTCGCTCGCGCTGCTCCTCCTCGGCGTCGCCCACCTGGTCCTGCTCTTCGAGGGCGACATCCTCACCTCGTACGGGTTCCTCGGCCTCGGGCTCGTCCTCCTGGTCCGCGCGCCCGACCGCACGCTGGTCGTCGTGGGCCTGCTGGCGCTGCTGCCCCTGGCGGCGCTCAGCGGCCTCGACGGGCTCGACGGGGGCGGGGCGGCCGGGAGCGCCTCCGGGGTGCCGTGGGACACGACGTCGGCGGTCGGCGCGCTCGCCGAGAGGGCGTTCGGGGCCGTCTTCCTCGTGGTCGTCGGCCCGGTCTTCACCCTGCTCCTCGTCAGCTCCGCGGTCGTCGGGCTGCTGCTGGCCCGACGGCGGGTGCTGGAACGGCCCGCGGAGCACCTGCCCCTGCTGCGGCGCCTCGTCGTCGTCGGCCTGCCCGTCTCCCTCGTCGGTGCGGTACCGCTCGTCCTCACCTCGACGGGGGTCGTCGCGCTGGGCGGTCTCCCGGACTACGTGGTCGGCGCGCTCCACGGGGTCACCGGTGTCGCCGGTGCCGTGGCCTTCGCCGCGCTCGTCGCGCTGCTCGTCGGACGTCGTCAGCAGGCGGCGGCCCGGGCCGGGACGACGTGGCGCCCGGGCGGCGCCTGGTGGGCGGCGTCGGCCGTCGGGCGTCGGTCGCTGACGTGCTACCTGCTGCAGTCGGTCGTCATGGTGCCGCTGCTCGCGCCGTGGGGCGCCGGGCTCGGCGTGGGCGCCGGCACCGCGCGGGTCGCGGCCGTCGGGGTCGCGACGTACGCGCTGACCGTCGTCGTCGCGGTGCTGCTCGAGCGGGCCGGACGGCGCGGCCCCGCCGAGGTGCTCCTGCGGTGGATGGTCTACGGGCGACGCGAGCGCGCCGTCGCGGCGCCGGCGTGA